The Stutzerimonas stutzeri DNA window CGGTGCGATACCGAGCGACTCGCGGTATTTCGCAACGGTGCGGCGGGCCACCTGGATGCCCTGCGCCTCCAGTAAACCAGCGATCTTGCTGTCGCTCAACGGCTTTTTCGGGTTTTCCGCGGCGACCAGCTTCTTGATGATCGCGCGGATCGCGGTGGACGAACATTCGCCGCCTTCCGCCGTGCTGACGTGGCTGGAGAAGAAGTATTTGAGTTCGTAGATGCCACGCGGCGTATGCATGTATTTCTGCGTGGTGACGCGGGAAATCGTCGACTCATGCATCCCCACGGCTTCGGCGATGTCGTGCAGCACCAGCGGCTTCATCGCCTCGTCGCCGTGTTCGAGGAAGGCACGCTGGTGCTCGACGATCTGGGTGGCGACCTTCATCAGTGTTTCGTTGCGACTGAGCAGGCTCTTGATGAACCAGCGCGCTTCCTGCAGCTGGTTGCGCATGAAGGTATTGTCGGCACTCGAATCGGCGCGCTTTACGAAGCTGGCGTACTGGGCATTGACGCGAAGTCGGGGCATGGCGTCCTGGTTGAGCTCCACCAACCAGCGATCGTTGTGCTTGCGTACGATGACGTCCGGCACCACGTACTCCGGCTCGCTCGCCTCGATCTGCGAGCCCGGGCGCGGGTTGAGGCTCTGGATGAGCTCGATGACCTGGCGCAGCTCGTCTTCCTTGAGCTTCATGCGGCGCATCAGCAGGCTGTAGTCGCGGCTACCCAACAGGTTCAGATGGTCACTCACCAGCCGCTGGGCTTCGCTGAGCCAAGGGGTGCGGTCAGGGAGCTGGCGCAGCTGCAGGAGCAGGCATTCGCGCAGATCCCGTGCGCCGATACCGGCAGGTTCGAACTGCTGTACGCGGCGCAGCACGACTTCGACCTCGTCGAGCTCGATTTCAAGCTCCGGGTCGAAGCTGTCCACGATTTCCTGCAGAGACTCCTCGAGATAGCCCTGATCGTTGATGCAGTCGATCAGTGTGGTGGCGATCAGGCGGTCGGTGTCGCTCATGGGGGCGAGGTTGAGCTGCCACAGCAGATGGCTCTGCAGGCTGACACCGCTGGAGGTACGGCTGGTGAAGTCCCATTCGTCGTCGTCGTTGCTCGGCAGGTTGCTGGCGCTGGTCTGGTAAATGTCTTCCCAGGCGGTGTCGACGGGTAGCTCGCTGGGAATGCGCTCACCCCAGTCGGCCTCGTCGAGGCCTTCGCCGCTGTGCGAAGGCTCTTCATAGGTGCTTTCCTGAGTGCTGATCTTTTCGCTACCAGCGTCGCTCGAACGATCGACGGCCTTGGCCATGGGGTCGGAGCCGTCGAAGTCGTCACCGTCCTCTTCACGCTCGAGCATGGGATTGGAGTCCAGCGCTTCCTGGATCTCCTGTTGCAGATCGAGGGTGGAAAGCTGGAGGAGCCGTATGGCCTGTTGCAGCTGCGGTGTCATCGTCAGCTGCTGGCCCATCTTCAGGACTAGCGATGGTTTCATGGCAGAGGACTTCGAACCTTGTATGCCGGCGCAACCGCGCCTGTTCCGACATGCGGCGCTCGAGGCGCCGATGAAAGCAAATTATATGCCTGCCGACGAAGCCTTTGCCTAGAGGCGATTTGCCGAGCCGAGCAAAAAATCCGCTCTTACAGTCGGAATTCGTGGCCCAGGTAGACTTCCTTGACCAGCTGGTTGGCGAGGATGCTCTGGGCATCGCCTTCGGCGATCAGCTGGCCGTCGTTGACGATGTACGCCGTCTCGCAGATGTCCAGAGTTTCCCGAACGTTGTGGTCGGTGATCAGCACCCCGATGCCCTTGGCCTTGAGGTGGTGGATGATCTGCTTGATGTCGCCCACCGAGATCGGGTCGACACCGGCGAAGGGTTCGTCGAGCAGGATGAACTTCGGCGCCGTAGCCAGGGCGCGGGCGATTTCCACGCGACGGCGCTCGCCGCCGGACAGGCTCATGCCGAGACTGTCGCGGATATGGTTGATGTGGAATTCCTGCAGCAGGCCTTCCAGTGCCTGCTGGCGGCCACCGCGGTCCAGATCCTTGCGGGTCTCGAGAATCGCCATGATGTTGTCGGCGACCGACAGCTTGCGGAAGATCGAGGCTTCCTGCGGCAGGTAACCGATGCCGGCACGGGCCCGGCCATGCATCGGAAGGTGGGTCACGTCGTTCTGGTCGATCAGCACGCGACCCTGATCGGCATTCACCAGTCCGGCGATCATGTAGAAGCAGGTAGTCTTGCCGGCGCCATTCGGGCCAAGCAGGCCGACGATCTGCCCGCTCTCGATAGACAGGCTGACGTCGCGAACGACCTGCCGGCTCTTGTAGCTCTTGGCCAGATGCTGGGCTTTGAGGACGGCCATTACTGGGGCTGCTCCGCGGCCTGCTCGCGCTTGCGTGGTTGGATGACCATGTCGACCCGCGGACGCGGCGTGCTGACGTCGGTATTGGTGGCGCGGCCGGCGTTGACGATCTGGCGGCGGGTGTCATAGACGATCTTCTCGCCTTCGAAGGTGTTGCCTTCCTGGACGACCTTGGCCTGGTCGAGCAGCACGATGCGCTCGTTGGCGGCAAAGTACTGGATGGTCAGGCCGTAGGCCTTGACGATCTCCTTGTCCACGGCCGGCTTCTGCTCGTAGTAGGCCGGCTTGCCGATGGAGGTGAAGACTTCCACATCGCCATTGCTGTCCTGGGTGATGGTGACGGTGTCGCCGGTGATCTTCATGGTGCCCTGGGTGATCACCACATCGCCGCGGTACACGGCCACGCCCTGTCGGTCGTCCAGTTCGGCCGAGTCAGCCTGTACGCGGATGGGCTGTTCACGATCCTCGGGAAGCGCCCAGGCACTGGCGCCGAGCCAGAATGCGCTCAAACCGAGCAGGAGGGGGAGAGTCTTAACGCAGCTCATGCTGGCCTCTTACGTTGGACAGCAGGAGCATCCTGCCGTCATCCAGATACGCTTTCATGCCGGTCGCCGTGGTCACGCCATTGGCGGCGTCGATTCTAACGGCTTGATTGGTCTCGGCATAATCCTTGTCCGGCCACACCGTCAGCCGGCTGGTGGTGAGAATCGTCGGACGGCCCTTGGCGTCGGTCCGCTCGACCCGGACCTTGTCGATCAGCAGGACCTCGTCACCCTCCGCCGAAACCTCTCCGCGCTCGCTGCGCACATGCCAGGGGTGCTCGCCGCCGCGGTAGGACAGCAGGTCGGGTTTGGTCAAGAGGCTGACGTCGCTGGCCTTGATGTGTTCGACCTTCTCCGCGGTCATCTCGTAGTTGCGCTTGCCATCCGCCTGGTACTGGACCGTACGTGAATTGATCACATAGAAATCCACATCCGGTGTCTCGCCGCTGGCCACGGTTGGCTGCTGCATGAAACTCTCCGGACGGATGTTCCAGTAGCCGATGGCCACCAGAACGGCAGCGATCAGCGTGAGCAGGGCGGGAAAGCGCAGTTTGCGGAGCATCCAGACCTCTACAGATAGGCGTTCTGAGCGGCTGCCAGGGTGCCCTGGGCGCGCATGATCAATTCGCAGAACTCACGTGCCGCGCCTTCGCCGCCGCGTGCCTGGGTCACGCCGTGAGCGTGGTCGCGCACGAAGGCGTCGGCGCTGGCGACCGCCATGCCCAGGCCGACGCGGCGGATCACCGGCAGATCAGGCAGGTCGTCACCGAGATAGGCCACTTCAGAGTAGCTCAGCCCGAGTTCGGCCAGCAGCTCGTCGAGAACCACCAGCTTGTCTTCGCGCCCCTGATACAGGTGCTGAATGCCGAGGTTCTGCGCGCGGCGCTCGACCACTGGCGTCTTGCGCCCACTGATGATAGCGGTGCGCACGCCGGAGTTGATCAGCATCTTGATGCCGTGGCCGTCCAGGGTGTTGAAGGTCTTGAATTCGCTGCCGTCGGTGAGAAAGTACAGGCGACCGTCGGTCAGTACGCCATCCACATCGAAGATGGCCAGGCGGATGTCACGTGCGCGCTGCAGAAGATGTTCGTGCATTACATGACCCCCGCACGCAGCAGGTCGTGCATGTTCAGGGCGCCGATGGGCAGCTCCTGTTCATCGATCACTACCAGTGAGCTGATCTTGTGGTCTTCCATGATCTTCAGTGCCTCGGCAGCCAGCATCTCGGCATTGGCGGTCTTGCCATGAACGGTCATGACCTCGTCGATGCGGGTCTGGCGCACGTCCACGCCCTTGTCCAGGGCGCGACGCAGGTCGCCATCGGTGAAAATCCCGGCCAGGCGCCCGTCGGTCTCGACGATCACGGTCATGCCCAGCCCTTTCTGCGTCATTTCCAGAAGGGCATCGCGCAGCGAGGTGCCGCGGAGCACGCTGGGGAGACGTTCGCCAGTGTGCATGACGTGTTCGACCTTGAGCAGCAGGCGTCGGCCAAGGGCACCACCGGGATGGGAAAAGGCGAAGTCTTCGGCAGTAAAGCCGCGAGCCTCGAGCAGGGCAATCGCCAGGGCATCGCCGAGCACCAGGCTGGCGGTGGTGGAGGAGGTCGGTGCGAGGTTCAGCGGGCAGGCCTCGATAGCCACGCTGGCATCCAGGTTCACTGCTGCAGCCTTGGCCAGTACCGAGCTGGGGTTGCCGGTCATGCTGATAAGGGTGATGCCCAGGCGCTTTATCAACGGCAACAGGGTGACGATCTCGCTGGTGGTGCCGGAATTGGAAAGCGCCAGTACCACATCGTCCGGAGTGATCATGCCCATGTCGCCGTGGCTGGCCTCGGCGGGGTGCACGAAGAAGGCGGCGGTGCCGGTGCTGGCCAGGGTGGCAGCGATCTTGCGACCGATATGCCCCGACTTGCCCATGCCGACCACAACGACACGGCCCTTGCAGGCGAGGATCAATTCGCAGGCTTGTACGAAGCTGGCATCGATACGCGCGTTCAGCTGCTCAACTGCCTCGATTTCCAGGCGAATGGTGCGCTGCGCGGTTTCGATCAATTGACTGCTTTGGCTCATGGCTGGCGAGGTCGTCCGATTAAAAGGCGAGGATTATAGCGAGATTCGACTTGTGGCTCATGGAAAATGTGGCAGGTGCCAGGGCGGCGCCCCCAGCGCTGTGTACATCACCAAGCTGAACCCTGGCTGAACAGGCGTCTCGCTGGTCATCTGCTGAAACGCTCATTGGTTGGGCGGCCCCTGGCGCGGTGCTATAGTGCGCGCCCGAAAACGGTCAGGCAGAAGTATCCCGGCGTCATCGGGAGCCGTCTGTTTCGCAGACTGCATGCAAGGAGACCAGATGAGCGCCTGCAACGACTACGCGGTCGAGCTGAAGGGAGTAACCTTCAAGCGCGGCGAGCGCAGTATTTTCGATAACGTCGACATCGCGATCCCGCGAGGCAAGGTCACGGCCATCATGGGGCCGTCCGGCTGTGGCAAGACGACCCTGCTGCGGCTGATCGCTGCGCAGCTGATGCCTGCACGCGGCGAGGTCTGGGTGGCGGGCAACAACCTGCCGAGCCTCTCGCGCAGCGAGCTGTTCGACATGCGTAAGCAGATGGGCGTGTTGTTCCAGAGCGGAGCTCTGTTCACCGATCTCGACGTGTTCGAGAACGTCGCCTTTCCGCTGCGCGTGCATACCCGGCTGCCTGACGAAATGATCCGCGACATCGTGCTGATGAAATTGCAGGCGGTGGGTTTGCGGGGCGCCATCGAGCTGATGCCCGACGAACTGTCCGGTGGCATGAAGCGGCGTGTCGCGCTGGCGCGGGCCATCGCGCTGGATCCGCAGATTCTCATGTATGACGAGCCGTTCGCCGGTCAGGACCCGATCGCGATGGGCGTGCTGGTCCGCTTGATCCGTTTGCTCAACGATGCGCTGGACATTACCAGTATCGTGGTGTCCCACGACTTGGCCGAAACCGCCTCCATCGCCGATTACATCTATGTGGTCGGCGATGCTCAGGTGCTTGGCCAGGGCACGCCGGCCGAGCTGATGGAGTCGGACAATCCACGCATCCGGCAGTTCATGAAAGGCTCGGCGGACGGCCCGGTGCCCTTCCACTTTCCGGCGCCAGCCTACGCCGATGACCTGCTCGGAGGCGCCGATGCGTAAGCGTTCGTTGATGGACCGGATCGCCCTGCTCGGGCGTGCCGGCCTGGATGTGCTGGCGGCGCTGGGGCGCTCGACGATCTTCCTCGTTCATGCACTGTTTGGCCGCAGCGGCTTGCGCAACGGCTTTTCGCTGCTGGTCAAGCAGCTGTACTCGGTCGGCATGCTGTCGCTGGCGATCGTCGTCGTGTCCGGTATTTTCATCGGCATGGTGCTGGCGCTGCAGGGCTACAACATCCTCAGCAGCTATGGCTCCGAGCAGGCGGTCGGGCAGATGGTGGCGCTGACGTTGCTGCGCGAACTCGGCCCGGTGGTCACCGCATTGCTGTTCGCCGGTCGCGCAGGCTCCGCACTGGCGGCCGAGATCGGCAACATGAAATCCACCGAGCAGCTGTCGAGCCTGGAGATGATTGGCGTCGATCCGCTGAAGTACATCATCGCGCCGCGTCTGTGGGCCGGCTTCATTTCCCTGCCACTGCTGACGCTGATCTTCAATGTGGTCGGCATCTGGGGCGGAGCGATGGTCGCCGTGGACTGGCTCGGCGTATACGAAGGGTCGTTCTGGGCCAACATGCAGAACAGTGTCGATTTCCATTCGGATGTGCTCAACGGCGTGATCAAGAGCGTCGTCTTTGCACTGGTCGTGACCTGGATCGCGGTGTTCCAGGGCTACGACTGCGAACCGACTTCCGAGGGGATCAGTCGTGCCACCACCCGGACCGTGGTGTATGCCTCGCTGGCAGTACTCGGCCTCGATTTCATTCTGACCGCGTTGATGTTTGGAGATTTCTGATGCGTATCCGCACACTGGAAATGGGTGTCGGCCTGTTCCTGCTTGCCGGCCTGCTGGCCCTGCTGCTGCTGTCGCTGCGCGTCAGCGGACTGAGCGTTGGCAGTGCCGATACCTACAAGCTGTATGCCTATTTCGACAATATTGCCGGTTTGACTGTCCGATCCAAGGTGACCATGGCGGGTGTGACCATCGGCAAGGTCACGGCGATCGACCTCGATCGCGACAGCTACACCGGTCGGGTGACCCTGGAAATCCAGGAAGACGTGAACATCCTGCCGGCTGACTCCACGGCGTCGATCCTGACGGCTGGTCTGCTGGGCGAGAAATATGTCGGAATCAGCGTGGGCGGCGACGACGAAGTGCTCAAGGATGGTGACACCATTCAGGACACCCAGTCTTCGCTGGTACTCGAGGATCTGATCGGCAAGTTCCTGCTCAATTCTGTGAATAAAGATTGAAGGAGACATTCATGATCACTGCCCTGCGTCGCGGTCTGCTGGTTCTGCTGGCCGTGTTGCCCCTGTTCTCCCATGCCGCGCTGACCGCGCATCAGGTGATCCAGAAGACCACCGACGAGTTGCTGGCCGACCTGAAGGCCAACAAGGAGCAGTACCGCAGCGATCCGGCGGCCTTCTATGACTCGCTCAACGAGATTCTCGGTCCGGTGGTCGATGCCGACGGGATCTCGCGCAGCATCATGACCGTCAAGTATTCGCGCAACGCCAGTCCCGAGCAGATGAAGCGCTTCCAGGAGAACTTCAAGCGCAGCCTGATGCAGTTCTATGGCAACGCCCTGCTCGAGTACAACAACCAGCAGATCCGCGTATTGCCGCCCAGCGGCAAGCAGGACCCCAAGCGCACCAGCGTCGGCATGGAGGTGGTGGGGCGCCAGGGCGAGATCTATCCGGTGTCCTACACCATGGTCAATGACGGCGAATGGCGCGTGCGCAACGTGATCATCAACGGCATCAACATCGGCAAGCTGTTCCGCGACCAGTTCGCCGACTCTATGCAGCGCAACGGCGGTGATCTGGACAAAACCATCGATGGCTGGGCCGAGGTCGTGGCGCGTGCCAAGGACACCGAGGCTGGACAGCAGGCAGTCGGCGATGAGTGAGGCCCGGATCGAGCGCGGTGGAGAAGGCGAGTTGCGCCTGATCGGCGTGCTGGATTACCGCAGCGGCCCGGCCTTGCGTGAGGCTGGTCGGGCGCTCATCGCCGGCAGCCGGGCGCCGTTGACGCTGGACTGCTCGGCGGTCGAGCGTTCCAGCAGTGTCGGGCTGTCGCTGCTGCTGGCCTTCATGCGCGATGCCAAGGCTGCGGGCATCGATCTGCGCGTCAGTGCATTGCCAGGCGATATGTACAAGATTGCCAAGGTGTCCGGCTTGTTGGATATCCTGCCGCTGGAAGCTTCCCGGGTTTAGAAAAGGATGCCGTATGAAACTGCGCTGGGCGGAAAATCTGCGCGATAGCCTGCACGAGCTGGCCGAGTCCCTCGGCAATCTGCTGGTCGAGAGTTTTCACTACCTGGCGCTGTTCGCCATCGGCGCCGTGACGGCCTGGGCGGCAGTCATGGCGTTTCTCGGCATGGTCGAGAAGGGCCATATCACGATCGATGACATTCTTCTGCTGTTCATCTATCTCGAGCTGGGCGCGATGGTTGGCATCTATTTCAAGACCAACCACATGCCGGTGCGCTTCCTTATCTATGTGGCGATCACCGCGCTGACCCGCCTGCTGATTTCCGATATTTCCCATCACCACCGTCCGGACATGGGCGTGGTCTATGTGTCCGGCGCGATCCTGCTGCTGGCGCTGGCGATCCTGGTGGTGCGCTTCGCCTCCTCGCGCTTCCCTGCCGTGCAGAGCGACAGCGGGCTGTCCCGGCATCGGCGCGAGCGTGATCAGGGGGCCGAAACGCTGGATTGAGATCTGTGCGCGAGGTTCGGGGTTCGCAGCCTTCGGGCTTTTTTGTATGATGGCCGGCCCGTGCGCGTCCTGCGCCCGATCGAGGTAGAACATGCAGGCCCTAGAAGTGAAGAATTTCCTGGAAGCGAAGATTCCGGGAACCCAGGTGGAAGTGGAAGGCGAAGGCTGCAACTTCCAGCTCAATGTGATCAGTGATGAACTGGCCGCCCTGAGCCCGGTGAAGCGTCAGCAGCAGATCTACGCTCATCTCAATCCATGGATCGCCGACGGCAGCATCCACGCCGTCACCATGAAGTTCTTCAGTCGCACAGACTGGGCCGCGCGCGCCTGATCGCTCAGGCCCGCGCAACCAATCATTCCAGGCAGAGCGCGTCTCGATGACCGCGCCGCCCCCTTCGACAGTGCTTCGAGCCTCCGGCTTACGGGTATATCCATGGACAAACTGATCATTACCGGCGGCATTCGCCTCGATGGCGAGATTCGCATTTCCGGCGCGAAGAACTCCGCTCTGCCGATCCTGGCCGCCACCTTGCTGGCCGACACCCCGGTTACCGTCTGCAACCTGCCGCACCTGCACGACATCACCACGATGATCGAGCTGTTCGGCCGCATGGGCGTGCAGCCGATCATCGACGAGAAGCTCAGCGTCGAAGTCGACGCCAGCAGCATCAAGACTCTGGTGGCGCCGTACGAACTGGTGAAGACCATGCGTGCGTCGATCCTGGTGCTCGGCCCGATGGTTGCGCGTTTCGGCGAGGCGGAGGTCGCGCTGCCCGGTGGTTGCGCCATCGGTTCGCGTCCGGTCGACCTGCACATCCGCGGACTCGAGGCCATGGGCGCGCAGATCGACGTCGAGGGCGGCTACATCAAGGCCAAGGCGCCGGCCGGCGGCCTGCGTGGCGCGCACTTCTTCTTCGACACCGTCAGCGTGACCGGTACCGAGAACATCATGATGGCCGCTGCGCTGGCGAACGGCCGCAGCGTGCTGGAAAACGCCGCGCGTGAGCCGGAGGTGGTCGATCTGGCCAACTTCCTCAACGCCATGGGCGCCAAAGTGTCCGGCGCCGGCACCGATACCATCGTCATCGATGGTGTCAAGCGCCTCGGTGGTGGTCGCTACAGCGTGATGCCCGACCGTATCGAGACCGGAACCTATCTGGTCGCCGCTGCGGCGACTGGCGGGCGTGTACGTCTGAAGGATACCGACGCGACGCTGCTCGAGGCCGTGCTGCACAAGCTGGTGGAGGCTGGCGCGCATATCGATACCGGCAGTGACTGGATCGAGCTGGACATGAAGGGCAAGCGGCCGAAGGCGGTCAATGTGCGCACCGCGCCGTACCCGGCATTCCCCACCGACATGCAGGCGCAGTTCATCGCCCTGAATGCCATCGCCGAGGGCACCGGCACGGTCATCGAAACGGTCTTCGAAAATCGCTTCATGCACGTCTACGAGATGAATCGCATGGGTGCGCAGATTCTCGTCGAGGGCAATACCGCCATCGTCACGGGCGTCGATCACCTCAAGGGTGCCCCGGTCATGGCGACCGACCTGCGTGCGTCGGCGAGCCTCGTGATCGCCGGTCTGGTGGCCGAAGGCGATACGCTGATCGACCGCATCTACCACATCGATCGTGGCTACGAGTGCATCGAGGAGAAGCTGCAGTTGCTGGGGGCGAAGATTCGCCGCGTTCCCGGCTGATAGCGATCTGCTGCGCGTCGGTCATGCTGCGTTAAAAACAGGCTCGGAATTGCTCATTTACAGCTAGTACACTCTGCTTCCTCGCCTGTTTGACTCGCTGGCGCTCACCCTTCGGACCAGCCTTCGGCTGTTACTCTCGGTGGTCGTTGCGCCTTGCATGACTCAGTTCGCAAGAACGCCGTTGGTTATTTGGTCGTCCCATCAAGGTTGGCCGTTGCCGTTCAAGGAAAACGCTCCATGCTCACCATCGCCCTGTCCAAAGGCCGCATCCTCGACGACACCCTGCCGTTGCTGGCTGCTGCGGGTATCGTACCCACCGAGAACCCGGACAAGAGCCGCAAGCTGATCATTCCAACCACCCAGGATGACGTGCGGCTGTTGATCGTTCGCGCCACCGACGTACCGACATACGTCGAACATGGTGCGGCTGACCTCGGCGTCGCTGGCAAGGACGTGCTGATGGAGTACGGCGGCCAGGGCTTGTACGAGCCGCTCGATCTGAAGATTGCCAACTGCAAGCTGATGACCGCCGGCAAGGTCGGCGCGCCGGAGCCCAAGGGGCGTCTGCGCGTGGCTACCAAGTTCGTCAATGTCGCCAAGCGCTACTACGCCGAGCAGGGCCGCCAGGTCGACATCATCAAGCTGTACGGCTCCATGGAGCTGGCCCCGCTGGTGGGGCTCGCCGACAAGATCATCGACGTGGTCGACACCGGCAACACCTTGCGCGCCAACGGTCTGGAGCCACAGGAGCTGATCGCCACCATCAGTTCGCGTCTGATCGTGAACAAGGCTTCGATGAAGATGCAGCATGCGCGTATCCAGGCGCTGATCGACACCTTGCACGCGGCGGTCGAGCAGCATCAGCATTGATGCGCCTCGCGGTCTTCACCGCGCCTGCCTATTCGTGCCATAGCTGAAATTCTCGGGTGCCCGCACGGTGGGCTTGATATTCTAGCGGCGCCTGAGAACCTGGCCGAAGGACGACGGTGCGTCGGTACTGCGGCCATGGGAGCAGGCTCGGAAGGCCCATCTACAGCTCAACAGCTCATTAAAGGTGCGCCTCCTCGCCAGTTCTGCCCAGCATTGCTTTAGCGCGCGAGACGCTGCACAGGTCTCGAAAGCCAGTTTGTCGATCCGAAGCCCAGCCAACCATGAGGCCCACCATGACCGCTCCTTCCGCCATTCGCCGACTCAACGCTGCCGATGCCGACTTTGCCCGTCATCTGGACCATCTGCTGAGCTGGGAAAGTGTTTCTGATGACGGTGTGAACGAGCGGGTCCTCGAGATCATCAAGGCCGTGCGCGAGCGTGGTGATGCAGCGGTTGTCGAGCTGACCCAGCGCTTCGATGCTCTGGAAGTCGCCTCCATGGCGGACCTGATCCTGCCGCGCGCGCGCCTGGAGCAGGCGCTCGAGCGGATCACGCCAGCGCAGCGCGAGGCCCTGGAGATCGCCGCCGAGCGCGTACGCAGCTATCACGAGCGGCAGAAACAGGACTCCTGGACCTACACCGAGGCCGACGGCACGGTGCTCGGTCAGAAGGTCACCCCGCTGGATCGCGCCGGCCTCTACGTGCCGGGCGGCAAGGCTTCCTACCCATCTTCAGTGCTGATGAATGCCATCCCGGCCAAGGTCGCCGG harbors:
- the hisG gene encoding ATP phosphoribosyltransferase; amino-acid sequence: MLTIALSKGRILDDTLPLLAAAGIVPTENPDKSRKLIIPTTQDDVRLLIVRATDVPTYVEHGAADLGVAGKDVLMEYGGQGLYEPLDLKIANCKLMTAGKVGAPEPKGRLRVATKFVNVAKRYYAEQGRQVDIIKLYGSMELAPLVGLADKIIDVVDTGNTLRANGLEPQELIATISSRLIVNKASMKMQHARIQALIDTLHAAVEQHQH
- the murA gene encoding UDP-N-acetylglucosamine 1-carboxyvinyltransferase — its product is MDKLIITGGIRLDGEIRISGAKNSALPILAATLLADTPVTVCNLPHLHDITTMIELFGRMGVQPIIDEKLSVEVDASSIKTLVAPYELVKTMRASILVLGPMVARFGEAEVALPGGCAIGSRPVDLHIRGLEAMGAQIDVEGGYIKAKAPAGGLRGAHFFFDTVSVTGTENIMMAAALANGRSVLENAAREPEVVDLANFLNAMGAKVSGAGTDTIVIDGVKRLGGGRYSVMPDRIETGTYLVAAAATGGRVRLKDTDATLLEAVLHKLVEAGAHIDTGSDWIELDMKGKRPKAVNVRTAPYPAFPTDMQAQFIALNAIAEGTGTVIETVFENRFMHVYEMNRMGAQILVEGNTAIVTGVDHLKGAPVMATDLRASASLVIAGLVAEGDTLIDRIYHIDRGYECIEEKLQLLGAKIRRVPG